A window of Eucalyptus grandis isolate ANBG69807.140 chromosome 4, ASM1654582v1, whole genome shotgun sequence genomic DNA:
GAGAACTCTTGGTGGTTTCACAGTGCATCAACCTACTGTCTGGCTTTACTTGATGAACATTGGACATAATCGTTTAACTCGACTCAAATTAACCATGATTCTTATGGAACTTCATGCCAGCGACTTCGGAGCGCAAAACCTATCTTTACATCGCATGCGTGTGTAACCTATGGAAAAATCAGTATCACTTTACgtttatttgaaattatattatGCTCTCACTTACACTTGATTATGAAGTTATTTAGAttcaatttagagtaaattttgAAGCAAATGCAACCACAGATTAGCCATGAGGAGATGGACTAAAATTGCTTCCAACAATAATACTTTTttgttaatatcacgaaaaatatcaaattggtacacatgcGGACAATTTACCTACTATTAGTTTcagttaaattttactgtcaaattattgaattagaTGACACATGACACTTGAGAGATGTATCGGTTTAggattttactctccatttgtcaTCGGTATACTAACTTTATGATTTTTCGTTGTCttatccaatttaatggaaactaataagGATATAATTGTCgcaaatatatcagtttaagatttttaggatttttggtaataaaaaatagtttatggtCAATTTATTAGAAGtataccaattttgggtttttgataataaaaaagttagtttttggtaaatttatcataattctaccagtttaggatttttcgagatattaacctttttttttttttacaagcaATGCCAGCAAactcaatttttaatatatttaggTGAATGGAATGGTTAATTGTACAGCAACCACTAAGAAGAAAAGTACAAacaaagtcttaaatttattatacgtatatcaatttaatcataaacttttcaattataacaatatagtcctaaaattttacattttaccaattaagcTCTTTTGGCCAATTAAGACATGATATTGCTAATATGGATGCTAGATGTCACACGTGGCATGActaacttaatatttttttttattttacaatttttttctttatttattttatcccCCTTGCCCCCcccccccatttttttttttgctggtaGCTAGTGGGGCAACCCTTGTTTGCCACGGCTAAGGGTCAACCTTGCCGACGACCGCCCACTAgcaaagagagaaggaaaagagaggaaaaaaaatcaagaattatattaaaaatcattttaaagatATCAATGTACCCATTCCATACAAATTAACTATTttcacattagtgatttccaacctaaattagtcaaatggaCTCAACTAATAAAATATTGAGAAATTTTAtcactaaattagcataattgaaatttttaatatttaattgacaTAAAAACCAAGAGgtttatttttaccaaaaaaaaaaaaaaaaaacaagaggtttataacttttttgtactttttcaaCCACTTAGTGATGGTCTACCCTTGTTTGAATGGAGAATTGACATTCATTGAGCAAACCAGTCCTGGTCCGTAAAGATAATTATGATGGGACTGTGATAATCACATATCATCCTCATAGCGTGGGGAAGAACATCTGAAAACCAATTTGGATTAGGTATTCTCTGGTTTGCATTTCCGAATTTGAGACTTGTCAAGGTCGAATCATGCGTTTAGCGTAGCTTCCTGAAAGCCTACGATTTTTCGCGGGTGAAGACGATACGGCTATCATCTTATCTTCCCGCTAAAAACTTCTATACTGCAACTTCCAGCTGTAAAGATACTACAGCCGAGTTTATAACTTCCCCACCATTGAGGATGTTTTCCttaaaacaatgaaaaaaaaatggtcacttgtaggaaagagagagatgctgACTGCTCACTACTTTTGCCTGTATTATTTTGACTGCCATTTCAAGCAACAGAATAGAGACCACATCTTGTAGATCTACAACCAATCTCCAGCCACGAAGGGCCAACCTCGAATCAATTTTGCAGGCTCAAGCCGAGCTTCAGGATGCTCTGTTCAGTCATTTTTCCCTAGCAGACAGCTCAGAAGAAGAGACTGAAATGTTTCAAATTCCCTGCTCTTAGGAGGTTAACATCATGTTAGGCAACAAGCATTGGTCATTCATAGGATCTGGCTATGTAAAACACAGAAGCACAAACTTTCTTTGGATCCAATCATAGATTGTAAATTAAACAGCagccagaaaaagaaaactggaaAAATACGGAAAAATTTTCAAGGCTACAAAAAAGTATCGGTATCTTACCGATTCATAAAATCAATGTATCGCTAACACAGGCAAGAAGACTAGGTCAGCTGCTATACCATCATACTCGAAGAGGTCAAATCTTTGCGACACCAGAAGAGCAAGATATATACACGATCTCGATCAATGTGCCTATGCCACTTAAAACTGTCATCCCCGCATCAGATCAATGTCCACATGATCATGGATGCCCAGTGGCTGGGAATCAGGCCAAACGCCCATAGAAACTGGAGTAAGGTTTTGAGTCGGTGGGGGAGCTGATGTTGTATGCATGGTGCGAGCTTTTGAACCTTCCCCTTTCCGGTGCTTGGTTTTCGAACTTCCCCATGAAAAGCTCCCCACTATTACCTGCAGCTAACAACTATTAGTCAAGTAGAGGATATTATTTCTGAGTCAGGCACAACCAGACAGACAAAATCTAGTACATTCAAAGTTCCGATGACCCTTTTTGAAGATCTCACGTGATTGGATCGCTAAGATAGTCGCCTTAGTTCCCATTCTAGAAGTATTGCTTTGAGAAAACATTGCCAACACTGTTGATAGAAGCATTTGGCTTTCATATCAACCTCATATTATCAACCTCAGTCTAAATCAAAGTCTAAGAACCGTGGTACATTAAAAGATCAACAAAGCACATGGGCAATCCATGAAGCAAGCAGGAGTTTTACCTGAACAGGACTTGCAGCTATGAGCATTCCCCCAACTCCTCCACCAATGACACGACCATCCGGACTGGCAAGAGAGATGCTAAGACCACCCATTCTATTTCGAGAACCGCTATCCTCTGTAAGCAAGAAAGAGCCAGaaagacacaaaatttctaagCGCCCCTGCAGATGTCAAAGACGGCATATATTAGctgcatttttataaatgatcaAACTGAAACTTCATGTTCTGGATCCTTCCatcagaaagaaagaaagaaagaaggaaggaataTGAATAGCTGCTCCAACCTCATATGTGATGGTGCCACCAGAACTAGAAGGCTGACGTAGAGTGACGGTATTTACAGCACCATTGGCAGACAAGACACATACAGCTTTTGACCCTTGCTGTGAAAAAGATGTTATTTTGGCAGCAACGTCCTACCACAGAATGAAAGGAACTTACTAAAAGAACGTCTCATTAAAAGAAATGGCAATCTTCAGTGGCCAATATGAATGGCAAAAATCATATACTAATAGAATTCAATGCTATGGATGCAAAGAAGATGACCACGATCTAAAGTTTCAAGCACAACATGGATGCTCATTGCCCTTGACTTCGTATTCAATTTGAGAAAAACTTCTTTATGAAGCAAAGGAAAACTGAAAATATGAATGTTCATTTTTATGCTCATGAAGGAAAAGCTGTTCATGAAATGCATAACGCATTTAACATATGgcaatttctttgatatttggaaagatttgatattttcccattgcatgtttaaattctCCAGTCATGATTTTTACAATTCTAGAAGAACATTGTGCATAAAGCACAGAGTGATAAAAAGCAAAGCAGGAAGTTAAGGACTCAACATTGTAACATTTTCCAGTAATtctattagaaattttaaacaGCATTAGCCTGGTAGTTACAAGCTGCAGTCCTTTGGAGATTCTTTTTAATGCAAATTGCAGCTCGTTCATACAAAAAAAATGCCTCATATTCCAAGTAACTACACAGATCTTGCCAGCAAAAaatgccccaaaaaaaaaaaaaaaaaaattgcatctaAATTTTCAACCTGAGATACATTGTTTGGCTCCAATTTACATGTTAATGAGAGAGAATAGAGATTGGTTAAAGTAGATCACATACTTCTCCCACTGCGACATTGATTATATGGGGAGTAAAACCCATTCCAGCTGAACCAGACAATAGATCACCTGGCAAATATATCATTACAAAGTAAATCACTGAAAGAATTCTAAATTGACCAGAGCAAAATTAACATGAAACAGTGAGCCTAactttgcttttcctttataAAAGAAGGCGAGATATCCTTAtgttggaaggaaaaattgaacaaaataaactGGCTAAGCGATTGAACTAGAGAAAACACTCAAGCTCTGATCTAAGGCTCAACAGCTATTGGCTTCTCTCGTCCTCTCCTCTCACTTAAGAGATCAAAACAATAAGATTCTGAACTAAGGCTTTAAACAAATTGGCTTTTCTCATCCTCTCCCTCTCACTAAACAGATCAGGCATCTCAAACACCAACCTTAGTCCAAAATATAACAATGACAAAATAAGACTGGCATTAGACCTTAATCGGGTTTGACAACTAAAATAGTGGGATGAAATGAACACTTAGAAGACCAGTAAAGTACATTAGAGAAACGTCATTGCCAAGATAGATTAGATATGGCCGAAGTCTCAAAGTAAATATGAAAACCAAACCGATTACATGATCCGACATCAACCAGTGTCCCAGTTCATTGTCTAAGACCCTTGTTAAGTTAAACGTTCCCCCTCCAATACAGATTACTCCTATTCCGTGTtagcttcataaaacttgtcaaagcTTCCTTCTTAAGCTCTTATCTTCAGTAAGGAAGTCTGATATCGAAATTGAGCTGGATGCAGAAAAACGGGTCACCCACGCTCAAAATCAACTAACAAAATTGACCTATTTAATTCCCAAAAGCAATTAGACCCAGAAAACTCACCTGCGGAAGCTAACTGTTGCTTCCTGCCAGAACCCGGAGGCCGCCCTCTGCCACGCCTCGGCAGCGTGGATGTTGGTCCTGGAGGAGAGACCGACGAGGATGATAATGCCAAAGACACAGTCCCTTCAGGACCATACTTCCTTGGCCGGCCACGCTTCCTTTTCACCGGCTCACCTGGTGGAGCTGCCACAACGGCCTGCGCCCCAGCACTAACTTCATGAGTCGGTATTATCGACGAAGTCTCCGCTGACAATGGCGATCCCAGAGAACCGCCTCCAAAATTGCTTGGAAAAGGCATACTTGCACTTGTTAACGGGTGAATTCCATGCGAACCATGGAATAATGATTGTACTCCAGAACCCGTTCCAGATGCACCTCCTTGGGTGTAATAAGAGGCTGGCATTGCATCTCTCCGATCCATGCATCTACTTTGGTAATGTACAATTGAGGGCACTCAAGAAAGTAGTATCACTCCCTTTCTTCCTCCGATAAAACACTAGAGACTTTCtttttagctccaataacactTCAAGGCACACTAGGCCAAAAACATGAAGAATTTTTTAAACCAAGCTTCAAATCTTAAAGGTTACTGGCAATGCAAAAACGGAAGCAGCATTAGGCATGAGATTATGAACTTCGCATATCTTCAAAACAAGCACAAGCTCTTGCAAGACTCTGAATTTCCACTACAGAGAAGAATTGACAAAGTGAACAGAAGCATAGCAGATCAAGATcacagaaaaaaataatcaagcAACCGAAAGtacaaaagaaggaaaggaaagcgAGTACAATTGGACGAGAGGGGAAAAAAGCTTGAAGCTCAAAAAGGCTCAGAACAGAAAGACAAAAAGGTGTGGATGTGTTAACTGCTcaccaaacaaaaagaaaccaCAAAAAGTCTTCACGAACAAGATAAAGAAAcaggaaagggaagagagacTCAAACAAGGTCCACACTCTCACCAACCCATTCTACAATCTTTAACACCAAGCATCCTCAAGGCCACCTAAGAAAACCCAGAAACCTTCAAGACATAAGGAATGCAAATTCAACAGCAGacccgacccaaaaaaaaacaaaaaaatcaacagCAAACCCAGGCCAAGGCCGCTGACAATCTTGAAATCCCCGCTAATAAAAGACGCAACTTtcaagattagagagagagagagaggcaaatGCAGCTTGGGAGTGAAGCTTAAGGACCTGCTAAGGGGAGCGCAGAAGGAGCCTGCTGTTGAAACGACAGCCACCCTGCAGCTAAAGCCAGGTCCTTATCACAATGCAAATTTCTAGGACGCCAGAGCTCGATCTCTCCCTATCCCTATCTCCACCTCTGCTCTCGGCAAAGGTAGATTTTATcacgttctctctctcatccagGGCGAGTGATGATGCTTTGCTCAAATCAAGACACGGGCTTTCACACAcacacggagagagagagaaagagaaagagagagagagaaacaaacaagaaaactTGAACAGAAGAAAGCGCTGCTTTGCTGCTGCTCTGTGGCGTACTACTAATAGATATGCATCGTCTTTTCTCAAGGCTTTGACAACACGTATGAATGTGTGACTCTGTTTTCAAGCTGATCCAATGACGTGCGTGGGGAGGCCCCCCCCCCCAAAATCCCCACGCGCCTCGCGAGGCGCGTGGAAAGGAAGGGGGGCACCGGTCAACGCTACGATCGAGGACGTTATCGAAACGGCATTTCGGGTCAGTCGAGGATTAAcagattaatatatatatattttttgtctcTGGGTCAACGGGGGTGTCGGAATGAATTCATCTCGGCATCCTATACATTCACCTGAATCGCTATGCATCATTTACACAGaaaatattctattttttttaaaatagatgaCGGCGTTCTGCCTATATAGTAAATACAATACAGTTAATGAATAAGAGAAAGACTATAGATTTCGCTGGCTATCTTTTCCGCTTCCATGAAATACGTTAGTCTAACCAACAGCTatatagaaaaaggaagaaacaaacTCTCGAttctataattaattttttttgatcGGGATTTCATATTTGACTTGCGCAGGCATcaattttctcccttttttttttgaatctcATCTCTAGTTATCATACAATTTCATGATTTCGCGTGTAATCGTTTGATTATAATGGTGGCAAAGCTACAAATTCTTCGACCACAAAGCAAAAGATCAGGAAGGTGCTTCCTCTATATCATGGGTCAATTCTCTATGTCATTAGTTGACTTGTCGTTGGCAAGAGCAATTCCATGAAAGGAAGCGAATAGAATGGATTCCTATGAggaaattcaagaaaacaacaGTATAGCTTTGCGCGACcaataaattcaaaagaaaaaaagaaggttatTAATGCGTAACCCTTTTAAAAAGAGTACCAACTTTAGGTCATTTTCAATTTGaacttacattttttttatctcataaaaaatttctgattttgggtTGGATCTAAATTCGAACGGTaacatttttttcctctaataaaaaaacacaaaattttaataaataccCAATTTCGATCCCCATCAAGTTTATATCCAATGATGCTATCAAAGATGCGACGtgtcatatctctctctctctctctccaagtgGAATGACACTTCGGGACTTTGATAGCATTATTGGATTGAAACTTGACAGGAGTCAAATTCGAATGCCTACTGAAATATGGTATTGTTTatgaaacacaaaaaaagttcaagggcATAAAATTAGTGCTTTTTCAtgataccaaaaagaaaaggtccgGACCAAAATTAAGACCAATCTAAAGTAGATGCTTCTTAATAGGAACAAAAAGCTTCGCGTCCGAATTAATATCCAACCTAAAGTTCGTGTTGTTTTTTTAAGGGAATTCGCCAAGGAGTTCGTACGTTTCATTGCTTTTGAATGATCAGGAGGAGGGTGGACTCACGCAGCCTTGGCAACGCGTGGGGGGGAGAGCGAAAGCCCGTCAGAAACGTGGCCACGCTTTGGTTTGGAACCTCAGTCCGGAATGGAGCGAGagaagtttcaaatttttttttctcttcctctttcttttgatttttgcaTGTTGACTGTGTTGATATATcggcttcttctttttacaTGGTAAACCATATATTATATCCGAAAGCCTTCCGCTCCGTGCGGGAAAGATGCGTCAAGGAGGAGACCGTCCCCATTTGCACGTGGGGGCGAAAAATCTCTGATCCAGAGAATATGTTCTCGTCAACTTGCTAAAGCAGCCTCCACATTCTTCATCCCCACATCACTAGTGGAAGAGATGGCCACCACACCGCACCCTACCATGAAAGGACAGCTTCCAGCTTCTTTCGCTTCAACCTTCATTTTCTGGGGGTTGGGAAGGAACCATAGCTTTCGGTTCGAACAATTAATTACACCACCGAACCGATAACGTGGAGATCGACAGAATAATCTTCTTCTCTCGATAGATAACAGAGTCGACGATGGTTTTGCGTGATTCGTCAGTGCCCGgtatttgaaggaaaatggcttcccaaaatcaattttcttaacCATTTATCACGAGAGACTTTCTTAGTTATGTGGGTCAATTCTGTGATCTCTCGACCCATATGGGGTTTTGCCTCTCCAACTCAGAAACTCCACTTGATATATTCAACAATGAGTTTGGTAATCATATTCATAACCAGCAAGACGCCCATTGTAGAATCTATATCTAAGAATATGCCAGGAGGTAAATGAAGCCGCTACAACAGATTCTAGGATAAACTACAAAACAAGCTCTATGATGATGACAAAGGGGACGAGATAAGAAGTTTTTTATCATCCTATGGACTATGATTTGAAAGTTTGTAAGTCTAAAATTCTCAGGCCGCCTCTTTTCACACCCAAACATGCTCGAGTAAATCCTACTCTTGGTTCTTCGCCACATTCTACGCCATTCATTCCTGAACAATGTCCATCAATCTAAAGGCCTATAGCATAAACCCAACTGCAGGAATCTTTTTTTGTAGATCGTTCATGACCGTTCTGCATAATATGATGGTGGCACATCTTGCGTCTAGGAATCGCTGAGAACCCACTGGTCTATCAATTATAATTTGTCCAAGCCGAGGAACTAGAAGCTGTAGAATTCCTTCAATCATTGAGCTTCAAACTAATCGGCACCTAATTCACCAGAGTTTTCGAGCATAAGGTGAAGTCCTAACAAGCATCCCCACAACAGTATTTTACTGAATTAAACTTGATGGCATGTAAGCATGAGCCCATCCAAAGGTTGGATTTGGACTTCCAATAGAAGAGAATAGGCCATCAATTAATGTACAAAGACACCAAGTCCACAATTCTCAGATGGCAGATGCAAGACGTGTTTTTAGCCATGAAGCCAACCAAGGGACAACATTGAACCTCAATTCAGATAACCATATCCAGAGTATGCCACACCTTAAACTGACCAAACTAGGTTCTCACTCCAACCATGACACATTCTGTTGAAGCACATAATGTGCACTGCAGATTCTCAATCTAAAAAGGCTGCTCTCGAGTGTTCAGGCTCCCTTCGCTAATATCTACTTGTATTATCACGACAATCATGAACATGGACCAAAAGAAGTTACCTTTCGCTATAAATTAAACAGTGAAGTTAAGAATTACATTTAGCCACTGAAGTATCAGGTTtcccaagaaaatgaaaaaaaaactcacacTACAATGAAATTTATCGTCCTCAGCACACAGCAAACCTCATTTGTCCAGCTCCATTGCCTGCGCGGCCTTAGCTTTCGCCAAAGCAGTCAGCTTCGTCTTGACCTTTCTCTTCCCCACTTGGA
This region includes:
- the LOC104442090 gene encoding AT-hook motif nuclear-localized protein 9 — translated: MDRRDAMPASYYTQGGASGTGSGVQSLFHGSHGIHPLTSASMPFPSNFGGGSLGSPLSAETSSIIPTHEVSAGAQAVVAAPPGEPVKRKRGRPRKYGPEGTVSLALSSSSVSPPGPTSTLPRRGRGRPPGSGRKQQLASAGDLLSGSAGMGFTPHIINVAVGEDVAAKITSFSQQGSKAVCVLSANGAVNTVTLRQPSSSGGTITYEGRLEILCLSGSFLLTEDSGSRNRMGGLSISLASPDGRVIGGGVGGMLIAASPVQVIVGSFSWGSSKTKHRKGEGSKARTMHTTSAPPPTQNLTPVSMGVWPDSQPLGIHDHVDIDLMRG